GCAGCGGGTGAGAACGCCTATCGGAGTGTTGCGGCGCTGCTGCCGGCCGGGCGCCCCGCAGTGGACGCGCTGCGCGCGCGGATCGAAGGCGGCTTTCGCGTCTTCAAATGGAAGGTCGGCGTCGGCGATGCGGGCGAGGAACTCGGCGTGCTCGATGAACTCTGTGCCGCGTTGCCGGCGGGCGCGAAGCTGCGGCTCGACGCGAATGGCGCGTGGGAGCGACGGCTGGCCGAGCGGTGGCTCGAGCGCTGCGCGGAGCGGCCGATCGAGTTTGTCGAACAGCCGCATCATGTGCCGGCGTCGGCGGGCGAGGCGGCGTTACGCCGCGGCGACGATCTGCTGCTCGGCCTGGCGCATGACTTCCCCACGCCGATCGCGCTGGATGAGTCGGTCGTGGGCGCGGGCGACGTCGAGCGTTGGCTCGCGCTCGGCTGGCCGGGCTGGTTTGTGGTGAAGCCAACGCTGCTCGGCGAAGTGGAGCCGGCGCTCGCGCGATTGCGCGCGGCGGGCGCGACGGTCGTGTTTTCGTCCGCGCTCGAAACGGCGGTGGGCGCGCGCGGCGCGCTGCGCGTGGCGTTCGCGTGGAGCGGCGAGCGGAAGGCGCTCGGGTTCGGCGTGTGGCCGCTCTTTGCGGACGCGCGCTTCGACGGGCCGGTCGCGGCTCCGTTTATCCGGGAGCAGGACGTGGCGCGGCTTGATCCGGAGGCGTCATGGAACGTGCTGCGCTGAACGCATTGCTGCGCGCCACGGGCTGTGCCGAACGGCACGGCAGCTTCGTGTTCCTGCGCGATCCCACCTGGAGCCCGGCGGAGCGGACCGCGGCCGAGGCGTTGATGGCTGAGGCGGAGGCGAGGACGGCCCGCGAGGACGAAGGCTGGCTCTGCGTGCGCACCGGCGGGTCAGGCGGCGGGATGAAGCTGGCGCGCCACGACGAGCAGACGCTCGGCGCGGCCGTGCGCGGTTTCTGCGATCACTTCGACCTCGAGCAGGTGAACACCGTTGGCGTGCTGCCCCCGTGGCACGTGAGCGGGCTGATGGCGCGGGTGCGCTGCGGCATGACCGACGGCGAATATCTGCCCTGGGAATGGAAGGCGCTCGAGGCCGGTGAGTTTCCCCGGCCGGTCGCGGCGGGTCCGTGGGTGATCTCGCTCGTGCCCACGCAGCTGCAGCGCCTCCTGCTTTCGGAGTCAGCGACGGCCTGGCTTCGGCGCTTCAACCTCGTGCTGCTCGGCGGCGGACCGGTGTGGCCGGCGCTCGCGGACGCGGCGGCGCGGGCCGGGGTGCCCATGGCGCAGAGTTATGGGATGACCGAAACGGCCGCGATGGTGGTGGCGCAGCGGCCCAAGGAGTTTCTCGCGGGCGACCGCAGCGTCGGCACGGTGATGCCGCATGCCTCCGTGCGCATCGATGGGGACGGCCACGTGGTGCTCGGCGGCGAGTCGCTCTTTCACGGCTATTTTCCCTCCTGGCGGCGTGAAGCGGAGTTCGTCACCCAGGATCTCGGGCGGTTGGACGAGCAGGGGCGCCTCCACCTGCTGGGCCGCAGCGACGCGGTGATCATCACCGGCGGCAAGAAAGTGCAGCCCTCGATCGTCGAGGCGGCGCTGCGGGCGAGCGGGCAGTTCTCCGACGTGGCGGTGATTGGGTTGCCGGACCCGGAGTGGGGTGAGCGGGTGGTCGCGTGCTACCCGGCGGCGGACGCCGCACCGGACCTCGCGCGGGCGGCCCAGGAACTGGCGCCGTACCAGCGCCCGAAGGACTTCGTCGCGCTCGCGGATTGGCCGCGCAACGCGCAGGGGAAGGTGAATCGAGCCGCGCTCGCGGCGGCGGCCACGCAGCAGATGCGCGGCGGTGAAACGTGAGCGCCGGCGCGACCGGCCGACGGCACGACTCGGCTAGTCCAGCGTGTCGGAGAGCCGCTGGCCGGTGACGGTGATCGAGGCGCCCGGGCGCTGCGGCGTGCTGCCGGTGACGGAGAAGGTGGTGTGGTCCGCGGCCATGGTGCCCTTCAATTCGAGATCAAACTCGGCGAGGTTCCCGAACACGGAATCGATCGGGGGATTCCACTTTCGAATCTTGAGCTGCGCCGTGACGCCGGCCGGCGTCACTTCGAAGCGGCCGAGATAGTAGTACCCAAGGTCACCGCCATTGATCGTGCCGTTCCGGAAGACCGCGAGGCCTTCGCCGTACGTGTGACGGGAGGAGGTGAATTTGACGTGGTAAATACCAGGATTCATGAGCGACGGAGCTGGAGCCGGCGGAGTTTGGGGTTGGGTCAACAAAGGGAGTCATGAGGCCGGCGGCAATGCCGATTTGACGTGGAACCGGCTTCGGATGCGGGGTTGCGCGACATGAGACGGCCGCTACGCTTCGGGGGTGCGATCACGTGTATCCACAGTCTTGATCGCGGGTCTGGTGGTGCTCGCGCCAACCGCCTGCAAACGCGCAGCCGCGCCCCCGCCGCCGGTCCAAGCCCAGACCAGCCGGGGCCTGGCCGAGTGGCGCCGGGTCAACTCCGGCCGGCACACGGCGGATGAGTGGCGGGAGTTCGACGCGATGCTGCAGGAGATCCGGCTGGGCGTGATGGTCGATCGGGAGGCGACCGGTTCGGAGGCCATCGACGCGGTGGTGCGGCAGAAGATCAATGGCCGCTCGTTCGCGGAAGTACTGGCAATTGGGTATGGCGCCAAACGCCACCGGCTCGTGCCGCTGCGGGACGAGCTGAAGAAGACGATCGATGGCAACGCGTGGCTCGTGACGAAGGAGGGCGACGCGGCCGGGGCCGCTCATCTGGCCAGCGTGCGGGCGCGGCAGGAGCGTCAACTACAGGAATTTGACGCGCAGATTGCCGAGACCGAGCGGCAGCTGCTCCGGCTGGAGCCGCAGCTACCGAAGACGCTGCAGTACGCGCGGCCACCGGAGCGCGACCTGGGGACGGCAGCGACGCCAGTATCGCGCGAACGCGCCCGCGAGGAGATTGGCGGAATGATCGAGCGTCGCCGCGCCGTCGCCCAGCTGCAATACGGGGCGTGGCCGGTGCGGCTCGACCCCGACGGCGCAAGCCTGACTGGCGAAGACCGCGCCGAGTTTGAACGCCGCCGGGTGGAGGCCGCGACCACGGGACATGTGGTCATTGCCGTGAGCCTGAAGAATCAGTGGTGGATCTACGACGAGCCGAAGCAACTGCCCGCCTTTTCACCGGCGGTGCTGGCGAACCTCACCGAGCAGGATCGCCGCGAGATCGAAAACGAATGCCTCCTGCTGCAGGCGGAGGTGTGGGCCCGGATGAAGGCCAAGAAAAGTGAGAGTGAAAGTGAGAGTGAGAGTGGGACGACGGATACACGGCCGGAGTGAGGGGGCAGCCTTGAGTCGTTCTCGTTCTCTTTCTCGTTCTCGTACTCTCAAACCCCGGCCGGGCGCCGCTGACGCCCGGCGCGAGAAAGAGAGTAGCCGGTCACGCCCGGCGACCTGACCTACTTTCCTGCCGGTGCCGGCGTGACGTTGAACTCGCGCCGGAGGGCGTCGCTGACGGCAGCGGGCCCGGTGGCCGGTTCGGCGGCGGCGTCACCGCGACCGCGGTATTGCGTGCCGAAGCGCTGGGGGCGGCCGATCTTGAGGAGGAAGCGGTCCTCGCTCGCGGCGGCGAGCCAGCGCGCGCGCTTTTCGCCCTTCAGCAGGGCGACGATGCACAGCTCGTGCGCGAGGAGAAAGTCGTCCGCGGCGTCGGCGCGCTGGAGGACCATCGCAGCATGGAAGTAGTCGCCGCCGGTGCGGAGCAGGCCGCGGTTGTAGAGTTCTTTCGCTCGCTTCACGCGCGCGGCATCCCGCGGGATCACCTTTGACCAATCAATGACCTGCCCCGCCTGCCGGTCGTCCTGATCTTCGCGGAAAAGTCGCGCGAGCTCCGGATTGTCCGCAACCGCTTCAGGCGAGACCGCGCCGGGGGCCGGCGTCGCAACGTTCGGCGTCGGGCGCGTGGGCGGCATCGCAAACGGGGCGACTTCGGCGGTGGACACGGCGCGGAGCAGGAGGAATGCAGCCAGGAGGGAAAGCGGCTTCATGGGAGGGACGGCGTGGCGGCAGGGTTAGGGGGAACGGCCGGCGACCTTGCCGCAAATGCCGGGCCGCCGCCACGCTGAAATTTACCGCGGGGCAGCGGCGGCGGAGAGGGCGGGGCGATCGGCGGCAATCTCGCCGCGATCGCCGCCGGCTGAAACCGTTCTCACCTCGAAATCATGCACGTTCTCGCCGACCAGGTGCCGGCGCGCGCTCGGCCGGGTGGTGCGACCTCATGAGAACGAGAACGAGAACGAGAACGAGAACCCGCTGGCGAGCGATGCCCCGCCGGGGGGGCCGGTCGCTCGCGCGGGGCTCAGCCGGCGAGGGCCTTGTCGATCCAGTTGCGGATCTTCGACAGACCTTCCTTCCGACGGGGATCGTCGGGCTTCATCGTCTGCAGCAACGTGATCACCGCGTCGGCGTAATCGAGGGCGTTGGCCGTGGCCATGCCGCGCAGTTCAAAGGGGTTGATCTCGCCTTTGCGGATCATCGCGCGGGCTTCCTGCTCGAGCTCGATGGACGTGCCGCCGAGCGCGCCACCATCGCCCTTGCCCTTGCTGAAACCGCCGCCGCCACCACCGCCATCGCGATCACGCGAGGATTCCTCCGTCTTGCCGCGCGGCTGACGCTCGATCTGCGCCGGGTATTCCTTGCCGTCGCGGCCAGTGACGCGCTCCGCGCGCTGCAACCTGCCCGACTGGGTGAGTTCGGTGCGCCGGCGGCGGACGAGTTCCGGCGAGACGCGGCAGATCTCGGCGAGCACGGGATTGGCCAGGTCGGGCCACTCCTCGAGGGCGATTTCCACGGCGTTCCGCTTGTCGTCGTTGGTGCGATAGACGCCGTTCGTGGCGTTCGCGCCCAATGCGTGCCGCAGCGCGTCGGTGCGGCCCCCCGCGTTTACCTCGGCGAGGATCGTATCGCGGCCGATGCGCTTGGCGGCGAGATAACGGTGAAATCCGTCGGCCAGCCAGTGGGTGGCGCCGTCAAAGTACACGGTGATCGGCGGGAACACCGTCCCCTGGCTCATTTCGTCGGCGTAGCTCTCGATGGCGTCGTCGTTGGTACGAACCCGGGCCTGCGTGCCCCCTTGGATGTTGATGGATTCGAGTGAAAGTTCGGTCGGCTGTATCGGCATGAAAAGAGCCGGCGTTTCTGCGCGCAAAATTGCGGCGCCGCAAAGCGCAAAATGCGCGCGCTGCGTCGCGTGACGGAAACCGTTCGCGCCACCTGCTTCCCGCACGCTGGACGCCGGCAAACCCGTTTTGCGTACAGGAGGGAATTCGGCGTGACGCGCCGGATTGGTGCAGGCAGCTTGCACGTCTCCTCTCCATGCACGCGCTACCACGTCTGTTGTGCTGTTCTGCTTTACTGTTCGCGTCGCGGCTGCTCGCCGCCGACGCCCCGGCCCCTGCGGCGGCTGCTCCGGCGGCCCCGCTGGCCGAATCGATCCCGCTGGTGAAAACCTGGGTGCCGGCGACATTTGCCGATACCTCCGTGGAGAAGGCGAACGCCGTCATCCGCGTGGTCGTGGACGCCTCTGGCGCAATCACGTCGGCCCGCGTGCTCAAGGCCTCGGTGCCCGCGTTTGGCGAGGCAGCGCTGGCGGCGGCAAAGCAATGGACCTACACGCCGGGCGTGGACAACGGACAGTATGCGGCGATGTGCCTCGACGTGCCGTTCGAGCACGTGCGGGGGAAGAACCCGAAGCCTGGGCTGCTGCCGCCGAGCAACCTGCAGCCCGAGCTGGTGAAACGCACGGCGGCGAAGCTCGAGGATGGCCCGCTTGGCGAGTACCCGAAGGCGCTCGTGGGCCGTGGCCTCCCGGGCACAGTGATCTTCGGCTGCATCGTCACGCCTGAGGGCAAGCCGCAGGGGCTGCGCGTCCTCCGCGCGTCACACGCTGATTTCATCCTGCCAGCGCTGGAGTCGTCGGCGAAGTGGACCTTTTCACCGGCGCGGCAGGGCGATGTGACGCCGGCGACCGAACTGGTGGGCGACGTTGCCTACATCGATCCGGCGGCGCCCAATCGGGAGAAGACGCTCGCGGTGAACGGCATCACGGCGCCCGATGGCGCCGAGCCGCCGGCGGCGCCGGCCCTCCTCGCGATGGCCGATCCGGTCTGGCCGCATGCGCTGCTGATCAAGGGCGAAGGCGGCTCGGCCAAAGTCGAGTTCACCGTCCTGGCGTCAGGCGCCGTGACCAACGTGAAGGTGCGCGAGGCGACCGATCCCGCGTTTGGCGCGGCCCTGATGGCGGCGGTCGAGACGTGGGTTTTCGAGCCGGCAGCCGTGCGCGGTCGGCGCGTGGATGCGCCGCTGCTCGCGACGCACACGTTCAAGGCCGTCGCCGCGACGGGCACGCCCGAGGGTCCTGAGTGGCTCACGCGGCTGGTGCAGCTCGAGCGTGCCAACAGTCTCAAAGGCGGTCGCGGCCTCGATGAGCCGC
This genomic window from Opitutus sp. ER46 contains:
- the menC gene encoding o-succinylbenzoate synthase gives rise to the protein MLRLAGRVLINVMPIHLEYRRYRLPLRVRVRTAHAVWTERAGLVLRLTAEDGRVGWGEVAPIPAFGTETMEVAEETLRALGEWPTLAQLEAVPVALGCTRAALAMARAELATSGAATPAANAAGENAYRSVAALLPAGRPAVDALRARIEGGFRVFKWKVGVGDAGEELGVLDELCAALPAGAKLRLDANGAWERRLAERWLERCAERPIEFVEQPHHVPASAGEAALRRGDDLLLGLAHDFPTPIALDESVVGAGDVERWLALGWPGWFVVKPTLLGEVEPALARLRAAGATVVFSSALETAVGARGALRVAFAWSGERKALGFGVWPLFADARFDGPVAAPFIREQDVARLDPEASWNVLR
- a CDS encoding AMP-binding protein, coding for MERAALNALLRATGCAERHGSFVFLRDPTWSPAERTAAEALMAEAEARTAREDEGWLCVRTGGSGGGMKLARHDEQTLGAAVRGFCDHFDLEQVNTVGVLPPWHVSGLMARVRCGMTDGEYLPWEWKALEAGEFPRPVAAGPWVISLVPTQLQRLLLSESATAWLRRFNLVLLGGGPVWPALADAAARAGVPMAQSYGMTETAAMVVAQRPKEFLAGDRSVGTVMPHASVRIDGDGHVVLGGESLFHGYFPSWRREAEFVTQDLGRLDEQGRLHLLGRSDAVIITGGKKVQPSIVEAALRASGQFSDVAVIGLPDPEWGERVVACYPAADAAPDLARAAQELAPYQRPKDFVALADWPRNAQGKVNRAALAAAATQQMRGGET
- a CDS encoding GrlR family regulatory protein, which encodes MNPGIYHVKFTSSRHTYGEGLAVFRNGTINGGDLGYYYLGRFEVTPAGVTAQLKIRKWNPPIDSVFGNLAEFDLELKGTMAADHTTFSVTGSTPQRPGASITVTGQRLSDTLD
- a CDS encoding ParB/Srx family N-terminal domain-containing protein; this translates as MPIQPTELSLESINIQGGTQARVRTNDDAIESYADEMSQGTVFPPITVYFDGATHWLADGFHRYLAAKRIGRDTILAEVNAGGRTDALRHALGANATNGVYRTNDDKRNAVEIALEEWPDLANPVLAEICRVSPELVRRRRTELTQSGRLQRAERVTGRDGKEYPAQIERQPRGKTEESSRDRDGGGGGGGFSKGKGDGGALGGTSIELEQEARAMIRKGEINPFELRGMATANALDYADAVITLLQTMKPDDPRRKEGLSKIRNWIDKALAG
- a CDS encoding TonB family protein; protein product: MHALPRLLCCSALLFASRLLAADAPAPAAAAPAAPLAESIPLVKTWVPATFADTSVEKANAVIRVVVDASGAITSARVLKASVPAFGEAALAAAKQWTYTPGVDNGQYAAMCLDVPFEHVRGKNPKPGLLPPSNLQPELVKRTAAKLEDGPLGEYPKALVGRGLPGTVIFGCIVTPEGKPQGLRVLRASHADFILPALESSAKWTFSPARQGDVTPATELVGDVAYIDPAAPNREKTLAVNGITAPDGAEPPAAPALLAMADPVWPHALLIKGEGGSAKVEFTVLASGAVTNVKVREATDPAFGAALMAAVETWVFEPAAVRGRRVDAPLLATHTFKAVAATGTPEGPEWLTRLVQLERANSLKGGRGLDEPLTPIYRVPPQAPSTRPESEKGEAVVEFVIDRDGRGRMPRIISASQEEYGWAAATALSQWVFKAPRRGGQPTEVKVQVPMRF